The DNA region ACATCCTTACCCTTGAGCGGTGCGTCCGACAAAGCCGCAACGCTGTCGCCGATGATGCCGACGTTGAGGACCGCGTCGAGGCCCGAAGCGGGATCCATCACCCGCCCGCCCGAGAGCACGATGTCGTAGGTTGGCGCGGGGGCGCAGGCGGCCAGCGCGAGGAGCAGCAGTGGGCCGGTCAGGCCGGCGCGGATCATTGTGGTCATGCCGCAATCTATCATCGGTCCGGCAGGCCGACGATTGACGCCGGCACCATCAGTCGGACCGATCCGCACGTCCTTCCCTCATCCGGCGCAGGATCCTGTCGGCCTCAGCGGCCGCCTCTTCACTTGAGGGAGAGGGAATCCCGAAGCCCGCCGCAATCGACCAGAGCACTACTTCTGAGGCGCTCGGGTCTTCAAATCCGGGCAATCCCGTGGCCTGAATCTCGAAAGCCGCATCGGCGGCGCCTATCTCGCCGCGGGAATACCGCTCCAGGATGGGGTAGAGGCGGCGGTCCGCCTCGCGGGGATTGGGCTGAATCTGCACCGGCGGCTCGCTTACTTGGGGTACAGCGTGCGCAGGCCCCGCACGACGGACGCAGCCATGACGTCGGTATGGCCCATCCCTGGATGGTACTCGATCGTCAGCTTGAGTCCGGGGTAGGAGCGGCTCGAAAGGACGCCGGCCAGATGCGACATCCCGCTCACGATCTCGCCGATGCCTTCGAGCTGAGCATCGGTCGCTTCGAGCACCCCGGCCGCGAGGTAGATGCCGACCCGGAGATCCTTGTTGCTCTTTGCGTAGCTTGTTTCCTGCCGGAAGATCTCTCCGTTGCCGTACGCCATCGCCGGACTCGAGATGATGTAGTTCTTGAACGGCGAACCTGGCTGGAAAATCGACCACGAGGCAAAGAAGCCACCGGCCGAGAGGCCGAAGAGCCCGAGCTGGTCGGTGTCGATGGGATACTTCGCGGCGAGCGCGGGAATCATCTCACTGACGATGGCCGAGAGGAACTTGCCCGAGCCGCCGGTGCACCGGTCATCCGCGGTCCCGAGGCTCTTGCAGAACCCGGTGAGCAGACGGCCGAAGGTGTCGTTGCGATCCCACCCCGGCGGC from Gemmatimonadales bacterium includes:
- a CDS encoding alpha/beta hydrolase; this translates as MRSGVVAALLFASSAGALDAQLLTRPVPNRGVESFTFQSPSMGVRFSLNVGMPTGYKAGDGKKYPALIVTDGDFVFGNVYEAANTLSGAISPLFIISIGTSLEEGEQEHTKRRIYEFSPPGWDRNDTFGRLLTGFCKSLGTADDRCTGGSGKFLSAIVSEMIPALAAKYPIDTDQLGLFGLSAGGFFASWSIFQPGSPFKNYIISSPAMAYGNGEIFRQETSYAKSNKDLRVGIYLAAGVLEATDAQLEGIGEIVSGMSHLAGVLSSRSYPGLKLTIEYHPGMGHTDVMAASVVRGLRTLYPK